From the genome of Nakamurella flavida, one region includes:
- a CDS encoding ABC-F family ATP-binding cassette domain-containing protein produces MVNLVNLEAVTVVHGVRPVLDGVSLGVQRGDRIGVLGLNGSGKSTLLGILAGLRPPDTGRVSVLGGTTFAVVAQASVTGTGATVRDAVLSRFGEAEHSWASDSSVRAVLTGLGLAGLGLDSPVDSLSGGEQRRVALAAALVTEADLMVLDEPTNHLDIEAVDWLAQHLRSRSGACVVVTHDRWFLDAVATTTWEVVDGQVLIREGGYSDWVFARAERQRLDRAAEERRRNLARKELAWLRRGPPARTSKPRYRIEAAEALIADVPPARDTVALQAFARRRLGRDVIDLENVTATVTAADGREKVLLDEQTWRVGPGDRIGIVGVNGSGKSTMLRIAVGMRETQGGKAKLGTTVRLGYLSQEVTELPLEGRLIEAITSVASSVNLDGKDVSAGQLAERFGFSAAQQWTQVKSLSGGERRRLQLLRVLMSEPNVLVLDEPTNDLDTDTLAALEDLLDSWPGTLLVVSHDRYLIERVTDTVIGLLGDGTISQLVRGVPEYLERREAAIAAEQTERTDQAAQNKQDRQAAKASAASAAPSAAAVAPAAAASAGPSATETRALRKDLQRLERSLESLRRKETQLHGKLADVGGDFAAAAALDAELRQVGSERDTVEEQWLELAEQLES; encoded by the coding sequence ATGGTCAACCTGGTCAACCTGGAGGCGGTGACCGTCGTGCACGGCGTCCGCCCCGTGCTCGACGGTGTCTCGCTGGGGGTGCAACGCGGCGACCGGATCGGCGTGCTCGGCCTCAACGGCTCCGGCAAGTCGACCCTGCTCGGCATCCTGGCCGGGCTGCGCCCGCCGGACACCGGCCGGGTCTCCGTGCTCGGCGGCACCACGTTCGCGGTGGTCGCGCAGGCCTCGGTGACCGGGACGGGCGCGACCGTCCGCGACGCGGTGCTCAGCCGGTTCGGCGAGGCCGAGCACTCCTGGGCCTCCGACAGCTCCGTCCGCGCGGTGCTCACCGGGCTCGGCCTGGCCGGACTGGGGCTGGACTCCCCGGTGGACTCGCTGTCCGGCGGGGAGCAGCGCCGGGTGGCGCTGGCCGCCGCGCTGGTCACCGAGGCCGATCTGATGGTGCTCGACGAACCGACCAACCACCTGGACATCGAGGCGGTCGACTGGCTCGCCCAGCACCTGCGGTCGCGGTCCGGGGCCTGCGTGGTCGTCACCCACGATCGCTGGTTCCTGGACGCGGTGGCCACCACCACCTGGGAGGTCGTCGACGGGCAGGTGCTCATCCGCGAGGGCGGCTACAGCGACTGGGTCTTCGCCCGCGCGGAGCGGCAGCGGCTGGACCGCGCCGCCGAGGAGCGCCGACGCAACCTGGCCCGCAAGGAGCTGGCCTGGCTGCGCCGCGGCCCGCCCGCCCGTACGTCCAAGCCGCGGTACCGCATCGAGGCCGCCGAGGCGCTGATCGCCGACGTGCCGCCGGCCCGGGACACCGTGGCCCTGCAGGCCTTCGCCCGCCGCCGGCTCGGTCGCGACGTCATCGATCTGGAGAACGTCACCGCGACGGTGACCGCGGCGGACGGCCGGGAGAAGGTGCTGCTGGACGAGCAGACCTGGCGGGTCGGCCCGGGTGACCGTATCGGTATCGTCGGGGTCAACGGGTCCGGCAAGTCGACCATGCTGCGCATCGCGGTGGGCATGCGCGAGACGCAGGGCGGCAAGGCCAAGCTCGGCACCACGGTGCGGCTGGGCTACCTCTCGCAGGAGGTCACCGAGCTGCCGCTGGAGGGCCGGCTCATCGAGGCCATCACCTCGGTGGCGTCGTCGGTCAACCTCGACGGCAAGGACGTCTCGGCCGGGCAGTTGGCCGAACGCTTCGGTTTCAGCGCCGCCCAGCAGTGGACGCAGGTCAAGAGCCTGTCCGGTGGCGAGCGCCGCCGGCTGCAGCTGCTCCGGGTGCTCATGTCCGAGCCGAACGTGCTCGTCCTCGACGAACCGACCAACGACCTGGACACCGACACGCTGGCCGCCCTGGAGGACCTGCTCGACAGCTGGCCGGGCACCCTGCTGGTGGTCAGTCACGACCGGTACCTCATCGAGCGGGTCACCGACACGGTGATCGGGCTGCTCGGCGACGGCACCATCTCCCAGCTCGTGCGTGGCGTCCCGGAGTACCTGGAACGGCGGGAGGCGGCCATCGCGGCCGAGCAGACCGAACGCACCGACCAGGCCGCCCAGAACAAGCAGGACCGGCAGGCCGCCAAGGCCTCTGCCGCCTCAGCCGCCCCCTCGGCTGCCGCCGTGGCTCCGGCGGCCGCGGCATCCGCGGGGCCGTCGGCCACCGAGACCCGCGCGCTGCGCAAGGACCTGCAGCGGCTCGAACGGTCCCTGGAGTCGTTGCGGCGCAAGGAGACGCAGCTGCACGGCAAGCTGGCCGACGTCGGTGGCGACTTCGCCGCCGCGGCAGCGCTGGACGCTGAGCTGCGTCAGGTCGGGAGCGAGCGCGACACCGTCGAGGAGCAGTGGTTGGAGCTGGCCGAGCAGCTGGAGAGCTGA
- a CDS encoding 4-(cytidine 5'-diphospho)-2-C-methyl-D-erythritol kinase, translating to MIARLGAPVRVTSPAKINLHLAVGDLREDGYHDLVTVFHAVDLMDELVVSPAAQHSVRTPGVAGVPAGARNLAGMAARLLAKRTGQGGPVAIEITKRIPVAGGMAGGSADAAAALVGCAALWGLPPGRDALTEIAAELGSDVPFSLAGGTAVGTGRGERLVPVLSRATLHWVLAMAADGLSTPQVFGELDRLRAAGDPPRVGAVEPMLAALATGDTAAVAAALANDLQAAAFSLQPELRRTLRRGLEAGALGGVVSGSGPTVALLCTDPEAAAQVAAEMAGSGTCRAVKVATGPVPGARVVVR from the coding sequence GTGATCGCCCGGTTGGGCGCCCCGGTACGGGTGACCAGCCCGGCGAAGATCAATCTGCACCTGGCCGTCGGTGACCTGCGGGAGGACGGCTACCACGACCTGGTCACCGTGTTCCACGCCGTCGACCTGATGGACGAGCTCGTCGTCAGCCCGGCCGCCCAGCACTCCGTCCGCACCCCCGGGGTCGCCGGGGTCCCGGCGGGCGCACGCAACCTGGCCGGCATGGCCGCGCGGCTGCTGGCCAAGCGGACCGGGCAGGGCGGCCCGGTCGCCATCGAGATCACCAAGCGCATCCCCGTGGCCGGAGGGATGGCCGGCGGCAGCGCGGACGCAGCCGCCGCCCTGGTCGGCTGTGCCGCCCTCTGGGGTCTGCCGCCGGGTCGGGACGCGTTGACCGAGATCGCGGCCGAGCTGGGCTCCGACGTCCCGTTCTCGCTGGCCGGTGGCACCGCGGTGGGCACCGGGCGCGGGGAGCGGCTGGTGCCGGTGCTGTCCCGGGCCACGCTGCACTGGGTGCTGGCCATGGCCGCGGACGGGCTGTCCACCCCGCAGGTGTTCGGCGAGCTGGACCGGCTGCGTGCCGCGGGCGATCCGCCCCGGGTCGGCGCGGTCGAACCGATGCTGGCCGCGCTGGCCACCGGGGACACCGCCGCGGTCGCCGCGGCCCTGGCCAACGACCTGCAGGCGGCGGCGTTCTCGTTGCAGCCCGAACTGCGGCGCACCCTGCGCCGCGGGCTCGAGGCCGGGGCGCTGGGTGGGGTGGTGTCCGGGTCCGGACCCACCGTGGCCCTGCTGTGCACGGATCCGGAGGCCGCCGCCCAGGTGGCCGCGGAGATGGCGGGATCCGGCACCTGCCGGGCGGTCAAGGTGGCGACCGGGCCCGTACCCGGCGCCCGAGTGGTGGTCCGCTAG
- a CDS encoding GntR family transcriptional regulator, giving the protein MAPLVVDLDRSSPVPLYFQVAQQIEQAIASGALVPGDRLDNEISLADQFGLSRPTMRRAIQQLVAKGLLVRKRGVGTQVVHGQVTRPVELTSLFDDLNRSHQEPRTTVLANELVPAPAEVAVKLDVAPGTTVLHLRRLRFAGGEPLAIMANWLPEELAEVGHADLSVRGMYQVMRARGVHMRVARQKIGARTATAEESRLLTEARHSPVLTMERITHDDSGKAVEWGRHAYRASLYSFEVTLVDP; this is encoded by the coding sequence ATGGCCCCACTCGTGGTCGACCTCGACCGCTCCAGCCCCGTGCCCCTCTACTTCCAGGTGGCCCAGCAGATCGAACAGGCGATCGCCAGCGGAGCCCTGGTCCCCGGCGACCGCCTGGACAACGAGATCAGCCTGGCCGACCAGTTCGGGCTGTCCCGACCGACCATGCGCCGGGCCATCCAGCAGCTCGTCGCCAAGGGCCTGCTGGTCCGCAAGCGGGGCGTGGGCACCCAGGTCGTGCACGGGCAGGTCACCCGCCCGGTCGAGCTCACCAGCCTGTTCGACGACCTGAACCGCAGCCACCAGGAACCCCGCACGACCGTGCTGGCCAACGAGCTGGTACCCGCCCCGGCCGAGGTCGCCGTCAAGCTCGACGTCGCCCCCGGCACCACCGTGCTGCACCTGCGGAGGCTGCGGTTCGCCGGCGGCGAGCCCCTGGCCATCATGGCCAACTGGCTGCCCGAGGAGCTGGCCGAGGTCGGCCATGCCGATCTGTCCGTGCGCGGCATGTACCAGGTGATGCGGGCGCGGGGGGTGCACATGCGGGTGGCCCGGCAGAAGATCGGGGCCCGGACGGCCACCGCCGAGGAGAGCCGTCTGCTCACCGAGGCACGGCACAGTCCCGTGCTGACCATGGAACGCATCACCCACGACGACTCCGGCAAGGCCGTCGAGTGGGGGCGCCACGCCTACCGCGCCAGCCTGTACTCCTTCGAGGTCACGCTCGTCGATCCCTGA
- a CDS encoding fatty acyl-AMP ligase encodes MSAFTDALIAVARGTAGMTTGEPREPVRTSFADLHARARVGAGALRDRGLRPGDAVAVMAGAPVQVAPAAQAAWLAGASVTMLHQPTARTDLSRFAVETASVLRVVRARVVLLGAPFTHLLPMLLEAGIDAVTVDDLLSGPAPEEPLPADRPGGIGEELPALLQLTSGSTATPKAVRITHRNVWANIDAMCESAAIVPGQVMVSWLPLFHDMGMIGFLTLPQCRGIEVVLVTPQDFLSSPLLWLELIDRYRGTLTAAPNFAYALAARVLARAEGLDLSSLRFALNGAEPIDATAVRAFLAAGERFGLPSTAVVCAYGMAEATLGVSFHPWGTPLAVDTVLAADLEERRVAVPVEAGDRSEDAATRAFPLLGPPLRGIEVAVLGEGGRVLGDREVGTLHLRGESVTEEYLTVDGPVATRDARGWLDTGDLGYLVDGRVVVCGRVKDVIIMGGRNIHPTDIERVAGQVDGVRAGNAVAVRWTASGGRESFAVAVESRAAGDPAEVERISAGIRSAVTTAIGARPATVTVLPVGSLPKTPSGKLRRAAARELITPA; translated from the coding sequence ATGAGCGCCTTCACCGACGCGTTGATCGCCGTTGCCCGGGGTACCGCCGGGATGACCACCGGGGAACCCCGTGAACCGGTCCGGACCAGCTTCGCCGATCTGCACGCCCGGGCGCGCGTCGGCGCGGGGGCGCTGCGTGACCGCGGGCTCCGGCCGGGGGACGCGGTGGCGGTCATGGCCGGCGCCCCGGTGCAGGTCGCCCCGGCCGCCCAGGCGGCCTGGCTGGCCGGTGCGTCGGTGACGATGCTGCACCAGCCCACCGCCCGCACCGACCTCTCCCGGTTCGCCGTCGAGACCGCCTCGGTCCTGCGGGTCGTCCGGGCGCGGGTGGTGCTGCTCGGTGCGCCGTTCACCCACCTGCTGCCGATGCTCCTGGAGGCCGGCATCGACGCGGTCACCGTCGACGACCTGCTCTCCGGGCCGGCCCCGGAGGAGCCGTTGCCGGCGGACCGCCCGGGGGGAATCGGCGAGGAGCTGCCGGCCCTGCTGCAGCTCACCTCGGGGTCGACCGCGACACCCAAGGCCGTGCGCATCACCCACCGCAACGTCTGGGCCAACATCGATGCGATGTGCGAGAGCGCGGCCATCGTCCCGGGTCAGGTGATGGTGTCCTGGCTGCCGCTGTTCCACGACATGGGGATGATCGGGTTCCTGACCCTGCCGCAGTGCCGCGGGATCGAGGTCGTCCTGGTGACCCCGCAGGATTTCCTGTCCTCGCCGCTGCTGTGGCTCGAGCTGATCGACAGGTACCGCGGGACCCTCACCGCCGCACCGAACTTCGCCTACGCGCTGGCCGCGCGGGTGTTGGCCCGGGCCGAGGGTCTCGACCTGTCCTCGTTGCGGTTCGCGCTGAACGGGGCGGAGCCGATCGACGCCACCGCGGTGCGCGCGTTCCTGGCCGCGGGGGAGCGGTTCGGGCTGCCGTCCACCGCCGTGGTGTGCGCGTACGGCATGGCCGAGGCGACGCTGGGGGTCTCGTTCCATCCGTGGGGGACCCCGTTGGCCGTCGACACCGTGCTGGCCGCCGATCTGGAGGAGCGCCGGGTGGCCGTCCCCGTCGAGGCCGGTGACCGGTCGGAGGACGCGGCCACCCGGGCGTTCCCCCTGCTCGGCCCGCCGCTGCGCGGCATCGAGGTCGCCGTGCTCGGGGAGGGGGGCCGGGTGCTGGGCGACCGGGAGGTCGGCACCCTGCACCTGCGCGGCGAGTCGGTGACCGAGGAGTACCTGACCGTCGACGGACCGGTGGCCACCCGGGACGCCCGGGGATGGCTGGACACCGGCGATCTCGGGTATCTGGTCGACGGTCGGGTGGTGGTGTGCGGCCGGGTCAAGGACGTGATCATCATGGGCGGCCGCAACATCCATCCGACCGACATCGAACGTGTCGCCGGTCAGGTCGACGGGGTGCGTGCCGGGAACGCGGTCGCCGTGCGGTGGACCGCGTCCGGCGGGCGTGAGTCGTTCGCGGTGGCGGTCGAGTCGCGTGCGGCCGGCGATCCGGCCGAGGTCGAGCGGATCTCCGCCGGCATCCGGTCCGCGGTCACCACCGCCATCGGGGCCCGGCCGGCCACCGTCACGGTGCTCCCGGTGGGAAGCCTGCCCAAGACCCCGTCCGGGAAGTTGCGCCGTGCCGCCGCGCGGGAGCTGATCACCCCGGCCTGA
- a CDS encoding 50S ribosomal protein L25/general stress protein Ctc has translation MSSSPSAASSDSSHLVAEFRTEFGKGFARRARKAGKIPAVLYGHGTDPRHLALNAREFARAIKAGANTVLHLTLPDGEALALPKSVVKHPLRDYVEHIDLILVRRGERVTVDVPVIVTGEAAPGSLVLTDLNTLSLEADALEIPDSVEVSVEGLAVGTQVLAGAVVLTGGTTLVTDPEALVVAVQAAPTADELSAETEAVEAELGVERDLPEDEQAAADAEKSDS, from the coding sequence GTGTCCTCTTCCCCGTCCGCCGCTTCCAGCGACTCCTCGCACCTCGTCGCCGAGTTCCGCACCGAGTTCGGCAAGGGCTTCGCCCGCCGCGCCCGCAAGGCCGGCAAGATCCCGGCGGTGCTCTACGGGCACGGCACCGATCCCCGTCACCTGGCCCTGAACGCGCGTGAGTTCGCCCGCGCCATCAAGGCCGGAGCCAACACCGTGCTGCACCTGACCCTCCCGGACGGCGAGGCCCTCGCGCTGCCGAAGTCCGTGGTCAAGCACCCGCTGCGCGACTACGTCGAGCACATCGACCTCATCCTGGTCCGTCGTGGCGAGCGCGTCACCGTCGACGTCCCCGTCATCGTCACCGGCGAGGCCGCTCCGGGTTCCCTGGTCCTCACCGACCTGAACACCCTGTCGCTCGAGGCCGACGCCCTGGAGATCCCCGACTCGGTCGAGGTCTCCGTCGAGGGTCTGGCCGTCGGCACCCAGGTGCTGGCCGGCGCGGTCGTCCTCACCGGCGGCACCACCCTGGTCACCGACCCCGAGGCCCTGGTCGTCGCCGTCCAGGCCGCGCCCACCGCCGACGAGCTGTCCGCCGAGACCGAGGCCGTCGAGGCCGAGCTCGGTGTCGAGCGCGACCTGCCCGAGGACGAGCAGGCTGCCGCCGACGCGGAGAAGTCCGACTCCTGA
- a CDS encoding PfkB family carbohydrate kinase: MPAVSTPSVIVLGSISIDLTATTPHLPAPGETVLGRTLTTGTGGKGHNQAVAAARAAGGDTAVEFIGTVGTDGYTDTLVGALERAGVGTTFLRQVEGPCGTALIWLDDTAENSIVVVPAANALFGDLAAADLDAIAGAGILVGQLEVPMELMVAGATHAAAHGVPVLLNPSPVQELPAELVAALTVLVVNEGEAAALGPAVLDAVPHLVTTLGGRGARYRGPDGGVVTVPAPRVTPVDTTGAGDTFAGALAAAWTAGREPADAVAWACVAGALATTLPGAGDCAPLRAQIDELAARTA, translated from the coding sequence ATGCCTGCCGTGAGCACCCCTTCGGTCATCGTCCTCGGCAGCATCAGCATCGATCTGACGGCCACCACCCCGCACCTGCCCGCCCCCGGGGAGACCGTCCTCGGGCGGACCCTGACCACCGGAACCGGCGGCAAGGGGCACAACCAGGCCGTGGCCGCCGCCCGCGCCGCCGGCGGCGACACCGCCGTCGAGTTCATCGGCACCGTCGGCACCGACGGGTACACCGACACCCTGGTCGGCGCCCTGGAGCGGGCCGGGGTCGGCACCACCTTCCTGCGGCAGGTGGAGGGGCCCTGCGGCACGGCGCTGATCTGGTTGGACGACACCGCGGAGAACTCCATCGTGGTGGTCCCCGCGGCCAACGCCCTGTTCGGCGACCTGGCCGCCGCCGACCTCGACGCCATCGCCGGTGCCGGCATCCTGGTCGGCCAGCTCGAAGTCCCGATGGAGCTGATGGTGGCCGGAGCCACCCACGCGGCGGCCCACGGGGTACCGGTGCTGCTCAACCCCTCCCCGGTGCAGGAGCTGCCGGCCGAACTGGTCGCCGCGCTGACCGTGCTGGTGGTCAACGAGGGCGAGGCGGCGGCCCTCGGCCCGGCCGTGCTGGACGCCGTCCCCCACCTGGTCACCACCCTGGGCGGTCGCGGTGCCCGCTACCGCGGCCCGGACGGCGGGGTGGTCACCGTGCCCGCACCGAGGGTCACCCCGGTGGACACCACCGGAGCCGGGGACACCTTCGCCGGCGCGCTGGCCGCCGCCTGGACCGCCGGCCGGGAGCCGGCGGACGCCGTCGCCTGGGCCTGTGTGGCCGGGGCGCTGGCCACCACCCTGCCCGGCGCGGGCGACTGCGCGCCGCTGCGTGCGCAGATCGACGAGCTGGCCGCCCGCACGGCCTGA
- a CDS encoding Cgl0159 family (beta/alpha)8-fold protein, translating to MSDTTLARRYADITETRVRNPAAVREAAAARTTAPLVPADGRLMIIACDHPARGANGVGGRPLAMGNRVDLLDRLQTALARPGVDGLLGSADIIEDLLLLGALEGKVVFGSMNRGGLQGATFELDDRMTGYDARGIEEMRLNGGKTLTRVALDDPGTLNTLTATAEAINDLSDRGLTAMVEPFWSSRTGGKVVNDLSADAVIKSVGVCSALGRTSAYTWLKLPVVPDMDRVMDSTVLPTLLLGGDPETTPEETYASWQHALALPSVRGLVVGRTLLYPGDDDVATAVDTAAALVR from the coding sequence ATGTCTGACACCACGCTCGCCCGGCGGTACGCCGACATCACCGAGACCCGGGTGCGCAACCCCGCCGCCGTCCGGGAGGCCGCCGCCGCGCGGACCACCGCTCCGCTGGTGCCGGCCGACGGTCGGCTGATGATCATCGCCTGCGACCACCCGGCCCGGGGCGCCAACGGCGTCGGCGGCCGTCCGTTGGCCATGGGCAACCGGGTCGACCTGCTCGACCGGCTGCAGACCGCGCTGGCCCGCCCCGGCGTCGACGGGCTGCTCGGCAGCGCCGACATCATCGAGGACCTGCTGCTGCTCGGTGCGCTCGAGGGCAAGGTCGTCTTCGGATCGATGAACCGCGGCGGCCTGCAGGGCGCCACCTTCGAGCTGGACGACCGGATGACCGGGTACGACGCCCGCGGCATCGAGGAGATGCGGCTCAACGGCGGCAAGACGCTCACCCGCGTCGCGCTCGACGATCCGGGCACGCTGAACACGCTCACCGCCACCGCGGAGGCGATCAACGACCTGTCCGACCGGGGACTGACCGCCATGGTCGAGCCGTTCTGGTCGTCCCGCACCGGTGGCAAGGTCGTCAACGACCTGTCCGCCGACGCGGTGATCAAGTCCGTCGGCGTGTGCAGTGCGCTGGGTCGGACCTCGGCCTACACCTGGCTCAAGCTGCCGGTCGTGCCGGACATGGACCGGGTGATGGACTCGACCGTGCTCCCGACCCTGCTGCTCGGCGGGGACCCGGAGACCACTCCGGAGGAGACGTACGCGAGTTGGCAGCACGCGCTGGCGCTGCCGTCCGTCCGCGGACTCGTCGTCGGGCGCACCCTGCTCTACCCCGGTGACGACGACGTCGCGACGGCCGTGGACACCGCCGCGGCGCTGGTCCGATGA
- the pth gene encoding aminoacyl-tRNA hydrolase: MSDPWIVVGLGNPGPAYATHRHNVGAMVAGVLADRIGSRLGSSKTGCDVAEGRLGGQRLVVAVPRSFMNVSGPPVAKLVRFYSVTPDRLIVVHDELDLAAETIRVKQGGGEGGHNGLRSISASLGTKDYLRVRFGIGRPPGRMDPADFVLRGFASTEKASLAVDLERAADAVEMLTEHGLLETQNRLH, translated from the coding sequence ATGAGCGACCCCTGGATCGTGGTCGGCCTGGGCAACCCCGGCCCGGCCTACGCCACCCACCGGCACAACGTCGGCGCCATGGTCGCCGGAGTGCTGGCCGACCGGATCGGGTCCCGACTGGGCTCGTCGAAGACGGGTTGTGACGTCGCCGAGGGTCGGCTCGGCGGGCAGCGGCTGGTGGTCGCCGTACCCCGATCGTTCATGAACGTCTCCGGTCCCCCGGTCGCCAAGCTGGTCCGCTTCTACTCGGTCACCCCCGACCGGCTCATCGTCGTGCACGACGAACTGGATCTGGCCGCGGAGACGATCCGGGTCAAGCAGGGCGGCGGCGAGGGCGGCCACAACGGCCTGCGGTCCATCTCGGCCTCGCTGGGCACCAAGGACTACCTGCGGGTGCGCTTCGGCATCGGTCGGCCCCCGGGGCGGATGGACCCGGCCGACTTCGTCCTCCGCGGGTTCGCCTCCACCGAGAAGGCTTCCCTGGCCGTGGATCTCGAGCGCGCGGCCGACGCGGTGGAGATGCTGACCGAACACGGTCTGCTGGAGACGCAGAACCGCCTGCACTGA
- the iolC gene encoding 5-dehydro-2-deoxygluconokinase, protein MSRHFDVVTMGRVGVDLYPLQDNVGLEDVETFSKSIGGSATNVAIAAAKHGLRSAVITRTGPDAFGRFVHQELRRLGVDDSFITPVEDLLTPLAFCENYPPDHFPLQFYRLPTAPDLMIRAEELDLAAIADAGVFWATVTGLSAEPSRAAHHAAWEARARRPLTILDLDYRPVFWKAKQDATEQVRAALPHVTVAIGNKEECEVAVGETEPRAAAEALLAAGVEIAIVKQGPKGVLGMTADGVVEVPPTPVQVINGLGAGDGFGGAVCHGLLQGWDLETVLRFANAAGAIVATRRECSTAMPTTAEVQALLQEVSNV, encoded by the coding sequence ATGAGCCGGCACTTCGACGTGGTGACCATGGGTCGGGTCGGGGTCGACCTCTACCCCCTGCAGGACAACGTGGGCCTGGAGGACGTGGAGACGTTCTCGAAGTCCATCGGGGGCAGCGCCACCAACGTGGCCATCGCCGCCGCCAAGCACGGCCTGCGCAGCGCGGTCATCACCCGGACCGGGCCGGACGCCTTCGGTCGCTTCGTCCACCAGGAGCTGCGGCGGCTGGGTGTCGACGACAGCTTCATCACCCCGGTCGAGGATCTGCTCACCCCGCTGGCGTTCTGCGAGAACTACCCGCCGGACCACTTCCCACTGCAGTTCTACCGGCTGCCCACCGCGCCGGACCTGATGATCCGGGCCGAGGAGCTCGACCTGGCCGCGATCGCCGACGCCGGGGTCTTCTGGGCCACCGTGACCGGGCTGTCCGCCGAGCCGTCCCGCGCCGCCCACCACGCCGCGTGGGAGGCCCGCGCCCGTCGGCCGCTGACCATCCTCGACCTGGACTACCGCCCGGTGTTCTGGAAGGCCAAGCAGGACGCCACCGAGCAGGTCCGCGCCGCGCTCCCGCACGTCACCGTGGCCATCGGCAACAAGGAGGAGTGCGAGGTCGCGGTCGGCGAGACCGAGCCCCGTGCCGCCGCCGAGGCGCTGCTGGCCGCCGGGGTGGAGATCGCCATCGTCAAGCAGGGCCCCAAGGGCGTCCTGGGGATGACGGCCGACGGCGTGGTCGAGGTCCCCCCGACGCCCGTTCAGGTGATCAACGGCCTGGGTGCCGGCGACGGCTTTGGCGGCGCGGTGTGCCACGGCCTGCTGCAGGGCTGGGACCTGGAAACCGTGCTGCGCTTCGCCAATGCGGCCGGCGCCATCGTGGCCACCCGCCGCGAGTGCTCCACCGCCATGCCCACCACCGCCGAGGTGCAGGCACTCCTGCAGGAGGTCTCGAATGTCTGA
- a CDS encoding alpha/beta fold hydrolase — MVFSAIHDLLIDEKEVRVHSNGTGRPILMLHDLGSSAASWEHMTAEVVAAGREVVAIDLPGAGHSDAVEGLAEQVHHLHEVVLHVAPEPTDPIDLVGHGFGGYLAVSLAATHPEQVSGLVLEDPTLPPRSGPPVRARMPPAMAVSGALTTLRRGRLRENIGGFARARAALDQLAQADAAWWGRLSRVTAPTFIIGTGVAKAGDRALLDLLETAIVPSTRTDLPDARRGHLSDPDSFAAMVVGFLR; from the coding sequence ATGGTGTTCAGCGCGATCCACGACCTGCTCATCGACGAGAAGGAAGTCCGGGTCCACTCCAACGGGACCGGCCGGCCGATCCTGATGCTGCACGACCTCGGCTCCTCGGCCGCGTCCTGGGAGCACATGACGGCCGAGGTGGTGGCGGCCGGTCGCGAGGTGGTGGCCATCGACCTGCCCGGCGCCGGTCACAGCGACGCGGTGGAGGGCCTGGCCGAGCAGGTGCACCACCTGCACGAGGTCGTCCTGCACGTGGCGCCCGAACCCACCGACCCAATCGACCTGGTCGGGCACGGGTTCGGCGGATACCTGGCGGTCAGCCTGGCCGCCACCCACCCGGAGCAGGTGAGCGGGCTCGTCCTGGAGGACCCGACCCTGCCGCCCCGCTCCGGCCCCCCGGTGCGCGCCCGGATGCCCCCGGCCATGGCGGTGAGCGGCGCGCTGACCACGCTGCGCCGCGGCCGGCTGCGGGAGAACATCGGTGGCTTCGCCCGGGCCCGGGCCGCGCTGGACCAGCTGGCCCAGGCCGACGCCGCCTGGTGGGGCCGGCTGTCCCGGGTGACCGCACCGACGTTCATCATCGGCACCGGCGTGGCCAAGGCGGGCGACCGCGCCCTGCTCGATCTGCTGGAGACCGCGATCGTCCCGTCCACCCGTACCGACCTGCCCGACGCCCGGCGCGGGCACCTGTCCGACCCGGACTCGTTCGCCGCCATGGTCGTCGGCTTCCTGCGCTGA